A window of Candidatus Syntrophosphaera sp. genomic DNA:
TGATGGTGTACGATCGGGCCTGGGAATCGGGAGCCAGCGAATTGCTTTGTTCGTTCCAAGCCCTGATCCCGATCACGATCCGGTGGTCCAGATCCAGCTTTTTCAGCTCATCCAGGGTTCTCTGGAAGTCGCCGATGTTGCTCTGATAGGCCATGGGGAAAACGTAATCGACGATCCCGCGGCGCAGCCAGTCCTGCCAATCCTGGGCATAGTTGCGCACGGCCTTGTCGTACTCGGCGATCACCGCGGCGCTGAACACAAGGTTTGGGGCCAAGGAATCGACCAGGGCGGAGGTCCTTTCCATGAAATCAGTCACCTGCTTGACGCGCCAATTGTTCCAGGTCAACTCGCTGTAATTGCCGTCAGCCCTGAACCTTTGCAGGGAAACGGGATGATGGCCGAAAGAGGAGCCGGGATAGCGCACATAGTCCAGATGCAAACCGTCGAGTTCCGGATATCCGCTCAGCAAGTCTCCAATGACGTTCAGCAAATGATCCTGGACCTCCGGCACGCCGGGATCGACGTAGTATCCCAGTTGGCCGGAGTTCTGTTGCCGTTTGCCGGAACTCTCGTGGGTGAACCAGTCAGAATGGTTTTGATAGATGTAGTTCGCGCGGATCAGGGTTTCATCGGTCGGTGTGGCGTTAAAGACCACGAACCAGGCATGGACCCGGATATTGCGCTTGTGGCCCTGGCGCAGAGCGTGATCGAGCGGGATGAAACCGTTTCCTTTCAGGATGTGGCTGGGGGGCTCGGGATTGGGAAAGTCGTTCGGCACCTTGTTGGTTTGGTACATGGCGTCCGAGCGGTAACGCACTTCGATGAAAACATCGGTCTGTTGGGCAGCCACGGCAGCCTGGAGGAAAGAATCGATCGCCGCGGGCGTATTCGTACTCCAGGGCAGCACCCAAATGGCGCGGATCTCCGCTTGCAGCGGCGAGATCAAGATAATCAGGCACAGGGCCGGCAGTAAGGTGAGTGATTTAATCAATGGCATGTAGTTTGTCCTGGGGATTTAACTGTTTAACCTGGATGGAGGCCGATCCATCCTTCATTTTTAGCTGCAGTTCCTCTTCCGGGGTCAATTGATGGATGGAAGTAAGCACCTCGTTTTCCCGCATCAGCAGGCTGTAACCTTTGTTCAAGACATTGCTGGGAGAGAGGTTCTCCAATTGCAGTTGCAGCTTTTCCACGTGGTTTTTGATGTCCTTGAAGCGGGAATTGGCCTCCGCGGATAGCTCCAGGCGCATTTCGCTGAGATGCTGCCGGGTGGAATAGAGCGTTTCACGTGTGGCGTTCTGCAGCGCATTCAAGGCGATCGTCTGCCTCAGCGCGGTTTGGTGCAGAGCGGATTGCAGGCGCGAGCCAGACCGGATGAGTTCTATCTCCGCCATGTCCAGCCTCAATTGCAGATTTTGCCAAAGCTTTTCCGGATGGAACCGGGAAAGCCTGTACTGGAGCTCGCTGACGCGTTTCCTGCCCTGGTCGGATTTGCTGCCCAAGGTCAGGCGCATGCCGCCCGCCAGGGAATCCAGGTAGGCCAAAAGCTCCTTTTTATCCGGAACCACGAGCTCCGCCGCCGCTGAGGGGGTTGGAGCCCGCAGATCGGCTACGAAATCGGCGATGGTGAAGTCGATCTCATGCCCCACGGCGGAAATGACGGGGATGCGGGAGGCAAAGATCTCGCGGGCCAAAGCCTCGTCATTGAAGCAGAAAAGGTCCTCCTGCGAACCCCCGCCCCGGGTGAGGATGATCACATCCACCTCCGATGAGGAGTTGAAATACCTCAGGCCAGAGATCATTTGCGCCGGGGCTTCGCTGCCTTGCACCTGGGTGGGGTATACTTCGGCGATCACAGGGAAACGCCGGCTGAGGACATTGATGATGTCCTGCAGAGCCGCGCCGGTTGGGGAAGTGACAATTCCAATCCGCTGGGGGTAGCGGGGCAGTTTTTGCTTGTGGGCGGGGTCAAAGAGTCCTTCGGCTTCCAGCTTCTTTTTCAGGAGCTCGAACTGCCTGGCCAGATCGCCTTTCCCTGCCAGGGTCATCGATTGGACGTTGAGGTTGTAAGATCCGCCTTTTTCCCAGAGGGTTAGCTTGCCGAAGCAGATCACCTCCATCCCCTCTTCCGGAGTGAAATCCAGATGGAGGTTGGCAAAGCGGAAAAAGGTGCAGCGCAGGGTGGCGTTGGCATCTTTGAGGTTGAAATAGATGTGGCCCGAGCTGTGGCGCGTGTAATTGCTGATCTCTCCGCGCACATAAAGCGGCTCGATCTGGGTTTCGATTACCTGCTTCAGATGCTGGGTAATCTCAAAGACGCTGAAAACTATGAGTTCATCCATGAAAAACCAGGTTATCCGCCGGGGATTATTTGTCAATGACAGTGTTG
This region includes:
- a CDS encoding family 10 glycosylhydrolase; this translates as MPLIKSLTLLPALCLIILISPLQAEIRAIWVLPWSTNTPAAIDSFLQAAVAAQQTDVFIEVRYRSDAMYQTNKVPNDFPNPEPPSHILKGNGFIPLDHALRQGHKRNIRVHAWFVVFNATPTDETLIRANYIYQNHSDWFTHESSGKRQQNSGQLGYYVDPGVPEVQDHLLNVIGDLLSGYPELDGLHLDYVRYPGSSFGHHPVSLQRFRADGNYSELTWNNWRVKQVTDFMERTSALVDSLAPNLVFSAAVIAEYDKAVRNYAQDWQDWLRRGIVDYVFPMAYQSNIGDFQRTLDELKKLDLDHRIVIGIRAWNEQSNSLAPDSQARSYTIMDVAARIEAIRSKGFAGISLFSYDGLAGGNALAQLTQISYPERFIAKMAARKYEPDNPAITYYAADITVASDTRRYDLDFLVPRDGKWIWEVRNLQDIVFYQRSRFYLKGINADYWNGVLDDGSRLPAGTYLISVYREDENFAYVIPVIFGELKG
- the xseA gene encoding exodeoxyribonuclease VII large subunit; its protein translation is TLSLTNNPRRITWFFMDELIVFSVFEITQHLKQVIETQIEPLYVRGEISNYTRHSSGHIYFNLKDANATLRCTFFRFANLHLDFTPEEGMEVICFGKLTLWEKGGSYNLNVQSMTLAGKGDLARQFELLKKKLEAEGLFDPAHKQKLPRYPQRIGIVTSPTGAALQDIINVLSRRFPVIAEVYPTQVQGSEAPAQMISGLRYFNSSSEVDVIILTRGGGSQEDLFCFNDEALAREIFASRIPVISAVGHEIDFTIADFVADLRAPTPSAAAELVVPDKKELLAYLDSLAGGMRLTLGSKSDQGRKRVSELQYRLSRFHPEKLWQNLQLRLDMAEIELIRSGSRLQSALHQTALRQTIALNALQNATRETLYSTRQHLSEMRLELSAEANSRFKDIKNHVEKLQLQLENLSPSNVLNKGYSLLMRENEVLTSIHQLTPEEELQLKMKDGSASIQVKQLNPQDKLHAID